The DNA window TTGTTCTTTGAGTTTTGCCAGGGTTTTTAACTCGTCCTGCAGCTTTTCCAATTGGTCTAACTCTTTCCGAATGCGTGCTTCCAGCAAAATTAAGTTTGGGATCATAACTCCAACCCCTTTTGGAGAATATAATCCCTCACTTCAGGGTCGATTCTTTCCAGCTCAATCAGGTCAAAGTCAAACGGGTGTAGTATATCCATGACCTCTGCGTATACCCGCCAGAAGTTCTGTTCACTACTCAAGTTTAATGTGGCAATGTCTATATCGGAATGCTCCATAAATTTGTCCTTTTCCAGCAAGGAACCAAATAAGAACACCCGGCACTGATAAGCCTGTTTTAAATGCTCAGCGGCCTTGCGGGCCAGGGTAATAGCTTTTTTGTAGCGGGCCTCCAGTTCCTGCTCCCTCTTCTTTTTTCGTTCAAGCCACCCGGCGCGGTAGCCGGCCAGTTGTTTTGGTGTTAACACAATAACCACCCCGGCATTATTATACCAAACTACCGCAGCCAAAAACTGTATGACTTCCTATACAACTCGAAAGAATTTTTTTATTTAGCGCCGGTAAAGACCCTCCATTTTACACACTGGTTTCGTATTTAATATTGTAAGCACACCATGTATAGTTTTATATAATCTGACGGGACAGGTTTACACTGCCCTCACTTTTCTGTAACACTTGAAATTGGGCAGTATGGCCGCCAGAGCGGCAAATACATCTTCATCCTTAATCCGGGTGGTTTTTTGGGCCAAAAGCAACAGCTCCTGCTCCAGAGCGGCTATATCCACCAGGCAAGGTTTGGCTACAAATATTCTTTTATGCTTGGTGGCAGCGGAGCCCTCTTCGGCGGTGAGCAGTTCTTCAAAAAGTTTTTCACCGGGCCTGGCACCGATAAATTTTATTTTAATGTCTTTTTCGGGTTCCAAACCGGAGAGCCTGATCATTTCGCAGGCCAGGTCCACTATTTTCACCGGTTCACCCATGTCCAGTATGAACACTTCGCCCCCGTCCGCCATGGAACCGGCCTGGATGACCAGCTGCACCGCTTCGGGGATGGTCATGAAGTAGCGTTTCATCTCCGGGTCGGTGACGGTAACCGGGCCGCCGTTTTTAATTTGTTCTTCGAAGATGGGCACCACACTACCCCGGCTGCCCAGTACGTTGCCGAACCGCACGGCCACGAACCGGGTGTGGCTGATCCGGGCCATGTGCTGCACAATGAGCTCGGCCATGCGTTTGGTGGCCCCCATAACGCTGGAGGGGTTTACTGCTTTGTCGGTGGATATCAGTACAAAGGTTTTGGCACCCGCCCTGTCCGCTGCCTCGGCCAGGTTTTTGGTACCGAATATGTTCGTTTTCACTGCTTCGTCCGGGTGTAATTCCATCAGGGGCACATGCTTGTGCGCGGCGGCGTGGAAGACCAATCCCGGCCGGTTTTGTTGAAATATGTAATTAATCTTGGGCTGATCCCGTACGTCGGCGATTTCTATACCCAGGGGAAGATCCGGATACTTGGCGGACAGCTCCAGCCATATTTTATGGATACTGTTTTCTCCGTGGCCTAAAAGCACCAGCTTTTTGGGGGCAAAGCCCGCCACCTGGCGGCAGAGCTCCGAGCCTATGGAGCCCCCGGCCCCGGTCACCAGTACTGTTTCCCCTTTGATATAGTCCGATATTTCACCAAGGTTCAGTTTCACGGGCTCGCGATGCAGCAAATCTTCGATTTTCACCGGGCGCAGGTGACTGACGGATACCCGGCCGTCGATGAGCTGGTACATGCCGGGTAATATTTTTACCTCCAGGCCGGTTTGGTTACATATGGCCACCAATTCCCGAATAGTTTGTGCATCCGCAGAGGGCATGGCAATGATGATAGTTTCAATATTATAACGTTTGACCACCAGGGAGATCCGCTGCCGGCCACCCAACACCGGCAGGTCCAGCACTCGCATTCTTTGCTTGCCTTTGTCATCGTCGATAAACCCCACCGGCATAAGGCCGCTGTCATGGTTTTTCAGTTCCCGGGCCACCAGCACGCCGGCGTCCCCGGCCCCGATGATCAGGGTGCGCTTACCATAGTGACCGTTGCCTTTTTTGCGTTCCACCACCAACCGCCAGCTTAGGCGCGAAGCTCCCACCAGTAAAATTAACAGCGCCCAGGAAGATAATATGATGCTGCGGGGCAGCAGGTTTTCAAATAAATATGTAAGGGCGATGAAACCCAGGCTGCCCAGGGTTACCGCCTGTACGATGGCGATTAGTTCACTAATACTGGCATATGCCCATACCCGGTTGTATAATTTCATAACATAAAAAAAGGCCAGGTATACCAGTACCACCATGGGAGCAATTTTGTAATACTGTAACAAGTGCGGAGCGGTTAGATCCAAACTTTCGAACCTGAAAATATAGGCAATAATAATTGACAGATTGATTAATACAGCATCGCAAAATAGCAGCAGTGCTAATCGCGCGTGACCGTTCATGTAAAGTCACCTCAAGGGATCATCTTATTCTGCCCATATACAGCCGGTATGCTACCGGTCACCAAGTATAGGGACCTTTTTCCTGCTTAATATAGGACTTCCACTTTATTGCCCGGTAAGTTCTGATATATTATAATAAAATTGTAGAATGGTGTAGTGTGTATTGGTGAAACGAGTATGGTGTTATAAATGAGTACATTTTGAGCGATTGAATGTTATTTCGCTATTTTATTGGGAAACTCCTCCATGTTTGGAGGAATAAATAACAAAAAACTGAAATAAATATTAATTTTTTTTAATAAAAAAAACCCGGGTATACAAGCCCGGGTTTTCTTGTTCCCTAATTTTTTATAAAGCTACTTTGGGCATGCTCTTTTTTTTATCATCCTTGGCATAGTAATAATAGTGGTAATAATAATTGCTGCTGTTGGCGTCCACCTGGTTCAGCACTACACCGATTATTTTGGCGTTAGCCTTTTCCAGTGACGATTTGGCCTCTTGCACCATCTCAATTTTGGTGGAAGCAGTTTTTACCACCAGTAGCACTCCGTCCACCATAGCGGACAGCAGTGATGCATCGGTTACCGTCAAAGCAGGTGGCGAGTCCACCAGAACAATGTCATAGGCCTCCCGGGCAGCGTTTATCAAGGCGGCCATTTTATCGGAGGCTATTAGTTCCGCCGGATTGGGGGGGATCGGCCCGCAAGTCAATACATCCAATCCGAGCACTTCGGTACTCTGCACCACCCGGCTGAGTTCCTGGCCGTTTACCAAACAGTTCGTTACCCCAACTGTATTATTTAACATAAAGTTATTATGCTGCACCGGTTTTCTCAGGTCGCAGTCCATAATCAGCACTTTTTGCCCGGCCTGGGCCAGTACCACCCCCAAGTTGGATGTGGTACTGGATTTACCCTCATCGGGTAAGGTGCTGGTGACCAAAATAGTCCGGTAGGGCTTGTCTACCCCCGCAAAACTTAAATTGGTACGCAAGGTACGGAATGCCTCCGCAAAGGGTGAACGGATGTCGACACTGCTGAAAACCGGGCTGCTATGCTTTTTTGGCATTTAATAACCCCCTAACGGATTTATTACCGGAACCCCTGTAGAACGGAATAGTACCCACCACCGGTAATCCCAGGTGTTTTTGCACATCGTCGGGACTTTTGATGGTATTATCCATAAATTCCAATACAAAGGCCAAGCCCACCGCCACCATCAACCCCAACACCAGGGCTATTGCCATGTTAAGCTGTTTGTTCGGCTTTACCGGGTTGGCGGGCACCAGGGCCGGCGAAGCAATATTAATGCTGGTCTCGCCCATATCGATGGATTTGGCGATTTGGGTTTGGGTGATCTTTTGGGCCAGCATGTTTTGAGTTTCTTCCAGCCGGCTTATTTCATTTTGCAGCTGCTGCTGTTTAATTTGCTTGGCACTTAGCACTGTCTGCAGCGAGGCCAGCTGTGCCCGCAGCCGCTCGATGGCTTCGTTCATGGCCGCTAGGCCGGCGGTCTTTTCCGCCAGTTGGGCTTCCTTTTCGTTTAACTGCTGGGACAGGCTAACATAAACTTGGTTGGCTTCCTCCGAGACAATAACCCCCGTGCCATCCTGGCTCACTCTGTCAACGGTGATGGTTTCCGGGGTCTGGGCCAGCTTGGCCCTTAAACTGGCCACACCGGCCTCCAACTGCCTTGCCTCGGCATAGGCTAGATCCGCTTGGGTCTGGTAGGCGTTTAAATCGTCGGTCAAGCTGGCAAACTGTTTTTGCAGGTATTCCACACTTTGAGCGTCGGAATTAAATAGCCTGTATTCTTCCAAAAGCGCGTTCAATTGTTTATCGGTTTCTTCCTTTTGTTCCAATAAAAAGTCGGTGGAGCGTGTCATCTGCTGCTGGTTTTTTTCCGATAGGTATTCCAGGTATACTTCACCCAGCGCATTGGCCACGTCGGCGGCCAGCCTCGGGTCGGTGTGCTGCACCCTGAGCTCTATAATGTTGCTGTCCTTGGCCACTTCGGCCTTAACCATACCCGCCAGGTTTTTAGCCTTGTACCCCTGTTCGTCCAGATTAAGTTTGTCGACCACCCGCTGGTACATGGTATCACTGGTTAACTGGCTGACATAGGTATTCATGGTCATGAGGGGTAGCCGGGATATAGTATTGATCACTGATTCCAGATCGTTACCGCTTTGCAAAGAGGCCGGCTGGTTGCCAACAGGCATGGTGACCAGCAGCATGGATCTGGCTTCATATACCGGGTCCATGACAAAATAACTCATCACGGCACTGGTAAGCAATGCCAGCAGGGTGATGATCACAATCACCTTGCTCCATTTTTTGAGCACCCCGAATATTTGCCGCAGGTCTATTTCGTCGGACTCTATGTAGTCAGGTTTTTCAGACATTACTTCACACTCCTGTGTAATGTTTAACTATCTAATTGGATAAATTAGTTATCTCGCCCGCCAAGGGCCTTTTGTCCGGCAAGCCCTACAAACACGGCGCAACTTAGCGACTGGTGAATTTCTTGCGCCATAGCCTGCCCAAAAAGCCCAGCTTACTTTTATTGACCTCCTTCTCCAACACAGGTGGCCGAGCCGGAGCATGCCCTTGGAGCAATCGTTCCGGGTTGTCCATCGTCAGCAGTTCCCCCAGGCCCGCACTGTACCCCTCGGCCACCCGGCAGGCTTTGGCCAGATCGGGAGAGCGGCCGCCGGTGCCGTGGGCATCGCTGCCGATAAAATGGTAGCAGCCATCCAGCAGGTAATCTATGGCTACCTGGCGCACCCGGCTGCCGAATAAACCGGTGAGACTGCCCGCAGTGCACTGGCACAGCGCCCCTCTGTCAATAAAGGAGAGCAGCAAATCCGGGTCCTCAATAAACCTTCTATTCCGCTCGGGATGGGCAATAACGGGAGTTACACCCTGCAGGGCGATTTCAAAAAGTGTTTGGTTGGCATACACCGGGATTTCCCCGGCAGGGAAT is part of the Desulfallas thermosapovorans DSM 6562 genome and encodes:
- a CDS encoding nucleotidyltransferase family protein — translated: MLTPKQLAGYRAGWLERKKKREQELEARYKKAITLARKAAEHLKQAYQCRVFLFGSLLEKDKFMEHSDIDIATLNLSSEQNFWRVYAEVMDILHPFDFDLIELERIDPEVRDYILQKGLEL
- a CDS encoding polysaccharide biosynthesis protein; the encoded protein is MNGHARLALLLFCDAVLINLSIIIAYIFRFESLDLTAPHLLQYYKIAPMVVLVYLAFFYVMKLYNRVWAYASISELIAIVQAVTLGSLGFIALTYLFENLLPRSIILSSWALLILLVGASRLSWRLVVERKKGNGHYGKRTLIIGAGDAGVLVARELKNHDSGLMPVGFIDDDKGKQRMRVLDLPVLGGRQRISLVVKRYNIETIIIAMPSADAQTIRELVAICNQTGLEVKILPGMYQLIDGRVSVSHLRPVKIEDLLHREPVKLNLGEISDYIKGETVLVTGAGGSIGSELCRQVAGFAPKKLVLLGHGENSIHKIWLELSAKYPDLPLGIEIADVRDQPKINYIFQQNRPGLVFHAAAHKHVPLMELHPDEAVKTNIFGTKNLAEAADRAGAKTFVLISTDKAVNPSSVMGATKRMAELIVQHMARISHTRFVAVRFGNVLGSRGSVVPIFEEQIKNGGPVTVTDPEMKRYFMTIPEAVQLVIQAGSMADGGEVFILDMGEPVKIVDLACEMIRLSGLEPEKDIKIKFIGARPGEKLFEELLTAEEGSAATKHKRIFVAKPCLVDIAALEQELLLLAQKTTRIKDEDVFAALAAILPNFKCYRKVRAV
- a CDS encoding CpsD/CapB family tyrosine-protein kinase — encoded protein: MPKKHSSPVFSSVDIRSPFAEAFRTLRTNLSFAGVDKPYRTILVTSTLPDEGKSSTTSNLGVVLAQAGQKVLIMDCDLRKPVQHNNFMLNNTVGVTNCLVNGQELSRVVQSTEVLGLDVLTCGPIPPNPAELIASDKMAALINAAREAYDIVLVDSPPALTVTDASLLSAMVDGVLLVVKTASTKIEMVQEAKSSLEKANAKIIGVVLNQVDANSSNYYYHYYYYAKDDKKKSMPKVAL
- a CDS encoding GumC family protein is translated as MSEKPDYIESDEIDLRQIFGVLKKWSKVIVIITLLALLTSAVMSYFVMDPVYEARSMLLVTMPVGNQPASLQSGNDLESVINTISRLPLMTMNTYVSQLTSDTMYQRVVDKLNLDEQGYKAKNLAGMVKAEVAKDSNIIELRVQHTDPRLAADVANALGEVYLEYLSEKNQQQMTRSTDFLLEQKEETDKQLNALLEEYRLFNSDAQSVEYLQKQFASLTDDLNAYQTQADLAYAEARQLEAGVASLRAKLAQTPETITVDRVSQDGTGVIVSEEANQVYVSLSQQLNEKEAQLAEKTAGLAAMNEAIERLRAQLASLQTVLSAKQIKQQQLQNEISRLEETQNMLAQKITQTQIAKSIDMGETSINIASPALVPANPVKPNKQLNMAIALVLGLMVAVGLAFVLEFMDNTIKSPDDVQKHLGLPVVGTIPFYRGSGNKSVRGLLNAKKA
- a CDS encoding tyrosine-protein phosphatase; its protein translation is MIDLHIHILPGLDDGSRDTEESLEMARCAVAGGIKAVVATPHVMTGVYNNTREKILAAVQELRGVLQTHNIPLAVYPGAEYMLEPEIPRWLKEGRALTLYDGGKYLLVEFPAGEIPVYANQTLFEIALQGVTPVIAHPERNRRFIEDPDLLLSFIDRGALCQCTAGSLTGLFGSRVRQVAIDYLLDGCYHFIGSDAHGTGGRSPDLAKACRVAEGYSAGLGELLTMDNPERLLQGHAPARPPVLEKEVNKSKLGFLGRLWRKKFTSR